A single genomic interval of Brevibacillus brevis harbors:
- a CDS encoding DUF1904 family protein, whose amino-acid sequence MPFLRFKGFAKQDIEPISQILIEEFSKIAEVAQEKVKLELLQVEQLTNSPLSVEIMMFPREQKQHDAIASAIHGILKKQGFLHIHIFFILLSPSLYYKEGLPLQVGMTK is encoded by the coding sequence TTGCCGTTTCTTCGGTTTAAAGGCTTTGCGAAGCAAGACATAGAGCCCATTTCTCAGATTCTTATAGAAGAGTTTTCCAAAATTGCTGAAGTAGCTCAGGAAAAGGTGAAATTAGAGCTGCTTCAGGTAGAGCAATTGACGAACAGTCCTTTGTCTGTAGAGATCATGATGTTTCCCCGTGAACAAAAGCAGCATGACGCGATTGCTAGTGCCATACACGGCATTTTGAAGAAGCAAGGCTTTCTGCATATCCATATTTTCTTCATTCTGCTATCGCCCTCTCTCTATTATAAAGAAGGACTTCCATTGCAAGTTGGAATGACGAAATAA